The following coding sequences lie in one Euzebyales bacterium genomic window:
- the trxA gene encoding thioredoxin: MADADAATFDAVADSSKVAVLLDLWAPWCGPCRMVSPALERLAHATAGRVKLVKVNVDEAPVVAERFGVRGIPTLIVLRHGAVVARQTGAAPEPALRAWLDDALRDADRATRRA; this comes from the coding sequence ATGGCCGACGCGGACGCGGCGACGTTCGACGCGGTCGCGGACTCGTCGAAGGTCGCCGTGCTGCTGGACCTCTGGGCCCCGTGGTGTGGGCCGTGCCGGATGGTCAGTCCGGCGCTCGAGCGCTTGGCGCATGCGACGGCGGGACGCGTCAAGCTCGTGAAGGTCAACGTCGACGAGGCGCCTGTCGTCGCGGAACGCTTCGGGGTGCGGGGCATCCCCACGCTGATCGTCCTGCGCCACGGCGCGGTAGTGGCTCGGCAGACCGGCGCGGCACCCGAGCCGGCGCTGCGGGCATGGCTCGACGACGCCCTGCGCGACGCCGACAGGGCGACCCGGCGCGCATAG
- a CDS encoding nuclear transport factor 2 family protein encodes MIGTPASDGHEPDLDDADLETLRNAFVETYNARDLDAILTFVATDAELPDVNGEGPDALAEDLQAVWERSPAVVLTRALVGNAPAAVAWLPDEHGQWTRVGLLTFDSDRGQLTVIEMPDDVECLHAALADDPIGDVIDEELDWSEWDSGEPSGDGDGDWHEHQLPENWAT; translated from the coding sequence ATGATCGGCACTCCGGCAAGCGACGGTCACGAGCCAGACCTCGACGACGCGGACCTCGAGACGCTCCGCAACGCCTTCGTCGAGACGTACAACGCCAGGGACCTCGACGCCATCCTGACGTTCGTCGCAACTGACGCCGAACTGCCCGACGTCAACGGCGAGGGGCCCGACGCGCTCGCCGAGGACCTGCAGGCCGTGTGGGAACGCTCCCCGGCCGTCGTCCTCACGCGTGCACTCGTCGGGAACGCCCCCGCAGCCGTGGCGTGGCTGCCCGACGAGCACGGGCAGTGGACCCGTGTGGGGCTCCTGACCTTCGACAGCGACCGCGGACAGCTGACGGTGATCGAGATGCCCGACGACGTGGAGTGTCTGCACGCCGCGCTCGCGGACGACCCGATCGGCGATGTCATCGACGAGGAGCTGGACTGGTCGGAGTGGGACAGTGGCGAGCCCAGCGGTGACGGCGACGGGGACTGGCACGAACACCAGCTTCCCGAGAACTGGGCCACCTGA
- a CDS encoding TetR family transcriptional regulator, with amino-acid sequence MPRARKGRRPGRPDTQAEILEAASREFTSRGYDGTTIRGVATAAGVDPALVLHYFGSKEQLFIATLHVSVNPAAVVRGILDEAEPGEMGERLISTMLGIWDATAHHNPLVAVLRSVAGEGPVADMVRQFIERSIITAFAERLPGPESQLRAVLIGSQVAGLLLARYVVRLEPLASADPNRLATIYGPTIERYAYAALPPAAP; translated from the coding sequence TTGCCACGGGCCAGGAAGGGCCGTCGGCCGGGCAGGCCTGACACGCAGGCGGAGATCCTCGAGGCTGCGAGTCGGGAATTCACCAGCCGTGGGTACGACGGCACGACGATCCGGGGTGTTGCGACGGCAGCCGGTGTCGATCCCGCCCTCGTGCTCCACTACTTCGGCTCGAAGGAGCAGCTGTTCATCGCCACGCTGCACGTTTCGGTCAACCCCGCCGCCGTCGTGCGTGGAATCCTCGACGAGGCCGAACCCGGCGAGATGGGAGAACGCCTCATCTCGACGATGCTGGGCATCTGGGACGCAACCGCCCATCACAACCCGCTGGTGGCAGTGCTCCGATCGGTGGCGGGCGAGGGCCCAGTCGCCGACATGGTCCGGCAGTTCATCGAGCGGTCGATCATCACGGCGTTCGCGGAGCGGCTACCAGGACCGGAGTCACAGCTGCGCGCGGTGCTGATCGGCTCCCAGGTCGCCGGCCTGCTGCTTGCCCGCTACGTGGTGCGCCTTGAGCCGCTCGCCTCGGCTGATCCGAACCGCCTGGCCACGATCTACGGACCGACGATCGAGCGCTACGCCTACGCCGCGCTCCCTCCCGCCGCTCCGTAG